A DNA window from Oscarella lobularis chromosome 8, ooOscLobu1.1, whole genome shotgun sequence contains the following coding sequences:
- the LOC136190648 gene encoding uncharacterized protein, with the protein MLILDLSRVCPSLFLCLPARMRCLLLCALFSFVCGKSVIKLPCSCTTFCSCYEEKEGYCGPICSSSNETFPNRCELEKHSCEMLCNGSSSPQPVLDYPGPCQMKHPCADNLWSQFPERMVNWFEALENGMPENDNVPEDPSVEWQCDQWKKRKATLQKKFNDFDANNDSLLESNEWLSLNEQLANLEVCAHKFFMSCAGQDEKVTLSEWFKCLELETNPCPKKVDWPTWNPVWPKWENEWPEDEAVWNEWAQEWFTWAANEKQSWETEWKEERWPGWVVDEKQKSDVKCAWEADWSQWAAAEMEKWQMKWVEWEQKWPESAAAAKLTWEMSWLQWKEEWLQWAAMQLQEWHQWEQWLQWESEQPSLNAEWSEWNETWNCNDWEEKWSQWASWVESEWNNWRIKLHKWAKHWPKWVNPTPMSNAWETYQAKWIQVQANWVQWIASEKQNWEDTLQECEIILPEKWEDLWSKWETNRLETEEENWQATWNSWQEREPLWNDWYAEWSQWVISQKGSWEDKWGNWEATLNVKWFDWGALSKKLWQMYWCQLEVKWSEWAVAEQQKWESKWSKGNWDKKAWSKWIETWFKWKSSQKKELHELWFQWTEPKWQAKWQEKWTQWSKWLASEKAEWESKWSSWTMECQMDDLWKSIWAMWEATWENNWTEQQWFPLWNQWAVADHHKKHAVWKQWKAEWPSWSSSQEDTWQKKWSQWKNVSDAWKMDWCQWTKAQEQSWLSWWNQSKVEWEEKWPKWVACWEQQWSSKWVQWKASSSQWAKEKATEWFSADAGEFAWTDWPAWKGSQEKSWTAEMTTWLESQQPPEDDQESCSSLWQA; encoded by the exons ATGCTTATCTTAGACCTATCACGCGTGTGCCCCTCATTGTTCCTTTGCCTTCCTGCCAGGATGCGTTGCCTCCTGCTCTGCgcgctcttttctttcgtttgcgGCAAATCT gttaTTAAATTGCCGTGTTCTTGCACAACGTTCTGTAGCTGttatgaagaaaaagaaggctACTGCGGCCCCATTTGCAGCTCCTCGAACGAGACATTCCCAAATCGCTGCGAACTAGAAAAGCATAGCTGTGAAATGCTGTGCAACGGCTCCTCTAGCCCTCAGCCAGTGCTTGACTACCCGGGTCCCTGCCAAA TGAAGCATCCGTGCGCCGACAATTTGTGGAGCCAGTTTCCAGAACGCATGGTCAACTGGTTTGAAGCCTTGGAAAACGGCATGCCGGAAAATGACAACGTGCCCGAGGATCCGTCCGTCGAATGGCAATGTGATCAGTGGAAAAAGCGCAAGGCGACCCtccagaaaaaattcaacgat TTTGATGCAAATAACGATTCCTTGCTGGAGTCCAATGAATGGCTGTCCTTGAATGAACAGCTGGCCAATCTCGAAGTGTGCGCGCATAAATTCTTTATGAGTTGCGCTGGACAGGACGAAAAAGTTACTCTTAGTGAGTGGTTTAAATGCCTCGAGCTTGAGACCA ATCCGTGTCCCAAGAAAGTTGATTGGCCTACTTGGAATCCTGTGTGGCCTAAATGGGAAAATGAGTGGCCTGAAGACGAGGCGGTGTGGAACGAGTGGGCTCAAGAATGGTTCACGTGGGCCGCTAACGAGAAACAGAGCTGGGAAACTGAATGGAAAGAGGAACGCTGGCCTGGATGGGTCGTAGACGAGAAGCAGAAGTCGGATGTGAAGTGCGCTTGGGAAGCTGACTGGTCTCAATGGGCAGCCGCTGAAATGGAGAAGTGGCAAATGAAATGGGTAGAATGGGAGCAGAAGTGGCCCGAgtctgcagcagcagcgaaACTGACTTGGGAAATGTCTTGGTTGCAATGGAAAGAAGAGTGGCTGCAGTGGGCCGCCATGCAGTTGCAGGAGTGGCATCAATGGGAACAATGGCTCCAGTGGGAATCGGAGCAACCCTCATTGAATGCAGAGTGGTCCGAGTGGAATGAAACGTGGAACTGTAATGACTGGGAAGAGAAGTGGTCTCAGTGGGCCTCGTGGGTCGAGTCTGAATGGAATAACTGGAGAATTAAGTTGCACAAATGGGCAAAACATTGGCCCAAATGGGTGAATCCAACGCCAATGAGTAATGCGTGGGAAACCTACCAGGCAAAGTGGATTCAGGTGCAGGCAAACTGGGTGCAATGGATAGCTTCTGAAAAACAGAATTGGGAAGATACGCTGCAAGAATGTGAGATAATCTTGCCAGAGAAATGGGAAGACCTTTGGTCCAAGTGGGAAACAAATCGTCTAGAGACGGAGGAGGAAAACTGGCAGGCCACGTGGAACAGCTGGCAAGAAAGAGAACCGCTGTGGAACGATTGGTATGCCGAATGGTCTCAATGGGTCATCTCTCAGAAGGGCTCCTGGGAAGACAAGTGGGGCAATTGGGAAGCAACGCTGAACGTCAAATGGTTTGACTGGGGAGCGCTTTCGAAGAAACTGTGGCAAATGTACTGGTGTCAACTCGAAGTGAAGTGGTCTGAATGGGCAGTCGCAGAACAGCAGAAATGGGAAAGCAAATGGTCGAAAGGCAATTGGGACAAGAAAGCGTGGTCCAAATGGATCGAAACGTGGTTCAAGTGGAAGAGTTCTCAAAAGAAGGAACTGCATGAATTGTGGTTTCAATGGACAGAGCCCAAGTGGCAGGCGAAGTGGCAGGAAAAGTGGACGCAGTGGTCTAAATGGCTAGCATCCGAGAAGGCAGAATGGGAATCCAAGTGGTCTTCGTGGACAATGGAATGTCAAATGGACGACCTGTGGAAGTCCATCTGGGCCATGTGGGAAGCCACGTGGGAAAACAACTGGACCGAGCAACAATGGTTCCCTCTATGGAATCAGTGGGCAGTTGCTGATCATCATAAAAAGCACGCAGTGTGGAAACAGTGGAAAGCCGAATGGCCATCGTGGTCATCGTCTCAAGAAGACACGTGGCAAAAGAAGTGGTCACAATGGAAAAACGTTTCAGATGCGTGGAAAATGGACTGGTGTCAATGGACGAAGGCTCAAGAGCAAAGCTGGCTATCTTGGTGGAACCAATCGAAAGTCGAATGGGAAGAGAAGTGGCCCAAATGGGTGGCTTGTTGGGAACAGCAGTGGTCTTCGAAATGGGTTCAATGGAAAGCCTCTTCGTCGCAATGggcaaaggaaaaggcaacCGAATGGTTTTCTGCTGACGCCGGCGAGTTCGCGTGGACCGACTGGCCAGCGTGGAAAGGCTCGCAAGAGAAGAGTTGGACTGCGGAAATGACTACGTGGCTCGAATCTCAGCAGCCACCGGAGGACGATCAGGAATCCTGCTCGTCGCTATGGCAGGCCTAA
- the LOC136190697 gene encoding cilia- and flagella-associated protein 299-like has translation MEDELPIGAESVVNEFATYEDYLDSQITKTDLYYLEDEELARQLVELGYRGSGEVLKREEFEARKQAAEASRLSKKTQKRALAHVGKNLRSSVFWTALAEREEANRSGKMTTIIFIRDKNAKGQEISGYIDYANRLKAEDFEPYFAGKKRFLPKQSDLSFYNWETQTSTSNNTPNYQVIADNTAGLLFKNKRDRKILNVDPKASKPGDNSVRIPLLCKEYTQVVIYDHITRRKT, from the exons ATGGAAGACGAACTGCCTATCGGGGCAGAAAGCGTTGTTAATGAGTTTGCAACATACGAAGATTATCTAGATAGCCAAATAACGAAGACGGACCTCTACTATCTCGAG GACGAAGAATTAGCACGCCAGCTAGTCGAATTGGGATACCGAGGCAGTGGAGAG GTTTTGAAGCGAGAAGAATTTGAGGCGAGAAAACAAGCAGCGGAGGCGAGCAGACTATCAAAAAAGACACAGAAAAG AGCTCTAGCTCATGTGGGAAAGAATCTAAGGTCGTCCGTATTTTGGACAGCTCTAGCGGAGCGAGAAGAAGCAAACAGAAGTGGAAAGATGACA ACAATTATTTTCATTCGAGATAAAAACGCTAAAGGCCAG GAAATATCAGGGTATATCGATTACGCAAATCGATTGAAAGCGGAAGATTTCGAGCCCTACTTTGCTGgcaaaaaacgatttctaCCTAAGCAATCGGACTTGAG CTTCTATAATTGGGAAACGcagacgtcaacgtcaaatAACACACCAAACTATCAG GTTATTGCAGATAATACAGCGGGACTGTTGttcaaaaacaaacgcgACAGAAAAATTCTAAACGTTGATCCAAAG GCCTCGAAACCGGGCGACAATTCGGTGCGAATTCCCTTACTTTGTAAAGAATATACACAAGTCGTCATCTACGATCATATAACTCGAAGAAAAACTTAA
- the LOC136190694 gene encoding protein FAM234B-like — MPQKYEKIPLKEFGTGNSDESDSERDTHASKDSYYARKDRLWETRNRKTSSACCPQSKDKQGLKIIVVALMGAIIAFMFVGVAIKLSMTSKKKVEPPPTPSFVERNLLDRYCSASHISISQLKSSNNSERMTSKILWKIDAKQSASSESSVRFVDVNCDGVLDAIVAYEMDKSDVKAPTPRLLVECLSADAGTLDFCHGGVLALDGKTGAILWERMTPNGLYAIACLVDVTGDGDTDCFVGGRYGDFAVLERHTGAAIWSSRTRHPTWGYSTPQLVRDYDGDGVVDVVVTHGGDPACAWNETERDAGLLVLYSSQRGVVLSAVAMPDGRETYMSPVVHDSRIYFGSGGETVGGCLWSIDADRFAALRGNGSIVPRVATKVFESSKGVMNPPVFADMTGDGIDDVVLALFNGRLVVLDGRDHEKQIWSVDFGMTETYSQPAIGRYNDDDVPDVMVIYHYGTYHEHYTKTTIAIVDGKSGRVLMKQTSSVTTDVESSPLVIKTTKGPDVFLYWRKTSSDDNEKEETTGRIMAQLLAISETNRTLFKDLPVSSSMSSNALDLSSTPGSTDMDGNGKLDLVASYSTTKCISPDDAACENAVQLLHVFRMEIELDDAQPLIAQAWLGYMGTRGFQRTIV, encoded by the exons ATGCCGCAGAAATACGAAAAAATCCCTCTAAAAGAATTTGGCACAGGAAATTCGGACGAAAGCGATAGCGAAAGAGATACGCACGCGTCGAAAGACAGCTACTACGCCAGAAAAGACAGATTGTGGGAAAcaagaaacagaaagacgtcgtcggccTGCTGCCCGCAATCAAAAGACAAGCAAGGACTAAAAATCATCGTCGTAGCCCTCATGGGAGCCATAATCGCGTTCATGTTCGTCGGCGTGGCAATCAAGCTaagtatgacgtcaaagaagaaagtcgagcCTCCGCCCACtccttcgttcgtcgaacgcaATTTGCTCGATCGCTACTGTAGCGCGTCTCACATCTCCATATCTCAATTGAAATCGTCAAATAATTCCGAaaggatgacgtcaaaaatccTTTGGAAAATCGACGCAAAACAAAGCGCCTCGTCCGAATCGTCAGTTCGCTTTGTCGACGTAAactgcgacggcgttctcgaCGCCATCGTCGCCTACGAAATGGACAAGTCCGACGTCAAGGCTCCGACGCCtcgtctcctcgtcgaaTGTCTCTCGGCCGACGCCGGAACGCTGGACTTCTGCCACGGCGGCGTTCTCGCTCTCGACGGCAAAACGGGCGCGATCCTTTGGGAACGAATGACGCCCAACGGTCTCTACGCGATCGCctgtctcgtcgacgtcaccggcgacggcgacacggATTGCTTCGTCGGCGGTCGATACGGCGATTTCGCCGTGTTGGAACGGCACACGGGCGCGGCGATTTGGTCGAGCCGGACGCGACATCCGACGTGGGGCTATTCCACGCCGCAGCTCGTTCGCGAttacgacggcgacggagtcgtcgacgtcgtcgtgactCACGGCGGCGATCCGGCGTGCGCTTGGAACGAGACGGAGCGCGATGCCGGATTGCTTGTTTTGTATTCGAGTCAGCGCGGCGTCGTCTTGTCGGCCGTGGCGATGCCCGACGGACGGGAGACGTACATGTCGCCTGTCGTGCACGATTCGCGGATTTATTTCGGGTCGGGCGGGGAAACGGTGGGCGGGTGTCTCTGGTCGATTGACGCGGATCGGTTTGCGGCGTTGCGCGGAAACGGGTCTATCGTGCCGCGCGTAGCGACTAAGGTTTTTGAGTCGAGTAAAGGTGTGATGAATCCGCCCGTTTTCGCTGATATGACGGGAGATGggatcgatgacgtcgtgtTGGCGCTGTTTAACGGTCGACTGGTCGTGTTGGACGGGCGCGATCACGAGAAGCAAATCTGGAGCGTCGATTTTGGAATGACTGAAACCTATTC GCAACCTGCTATTGGACGATacaatgacgatgacgttccCGATGTCATGGTGATTTATCATTACGGAACGTATCACGAGCATTACACAAAGACGACAATtgcaatcgtcgacggcaaatcGGGTCGTGTGTTGATGAAGcagacgtcgtcggtgacgaccgacgtcgagtcgtcgccgctcgtcatcaaaacgacgaaaggTCCCGACGTGTTTTTATACTGGAGAAAGACTTCAAGCGACGACAATgagaaggaggagacgaCAGGGAGGATTATGGCACAACTGCTAGCCATCTCTGAAACAAACAGAACTCTTTTCAAAGACCTGCCAG TCTCTTCATCAATGTCTTCAAACGCGTTGGATTTGTCTTCAACGCCCGGCTCGACGGACATGGACGGCAACGGAAAACTCGATCTCGTCGCAAGTTACTCCACGACGAAGTGCATTTCGCCGGACGACGCCGCGTGCGAGAACGCCGTTCAACTGCTGCACGTCTTTCGCATGGAAatcgaactcgacgacgcgcaacCGCTGATTGCCCAAGCGTGGCTGGGATACATGGGCACGCGCG GTTTTCAACGGACAATTGTGTGA
- the LOC136190698 gene encoding uncharacterized protein isoform X1 — protein MEDQTKNKSFKPSNWAQLSPKEIKRLPPQAVSRYMAYEPPTKEALASKEQCLKRLREARKKETQTREEMKECVSARIIEEKRSVLVGQLKAAEARNRIRDLRVKCLETKTRELKHITACQPTARDAVRFLAFVPPKEEPLIKKDLLRQPEVLPYSLWYTCAHVYGVERKVRGYIRRRERANTRETFDLTFQKYRVKYLSFYLL, from the exons ATGGAAGACCAGACGAAAAAC AAATCGTTCAAGCCTTCGAACTGGGCCCAATTGAGTCCCAAGGAGATAAAACGGCTTCCTCCTCAGGCCGTCAGTCGTTACATGGCC TACGAGCCTCCGACGAAGGAAGCATTGGCCAGCAAAGAGCAGTGTTTGAAAAGACTCAGGGAAGCcaggaaaaaagagacgcaGACCAG GGAGGAAATGAAGGAATGTGTGTCAGCTAGAATTATCGAAGAAAAGCGTTCAGTCCTAGTGGGACAACTGAA AGCGGCTGAGGCGCGAAATCGAATCCGCGACTTGAGAGTGAAGTGCCTTGAGACGAAG ACTCGCGAATTGAAGCACATCACCGCTTGCCAGCCGACGGCAAGAGACGCCGTTCGCTTTCTGGCGTTTGTGCCTCCAAAAGAAGAACCGCTCATCAAAAAAGATCTACTTCGGCAGCCAGAGGTACTACCTTACTCGCTCTGGTACACATGTGCACACGTTTACGGTGTAGAGAGAAAGGTGCGAGGCTATATTAGAAGACGAGAGCGGGCTAACACTAGGGAGACATTTGACCTGACATTTCAGAAATATAGAGTcaaatatttatctttttatttattatga
- the LOC136190698 gene encoding protein LKAAEAR1-like isoform X2 codes for MEDQTKNKSFKPSNWAQLSPKEIKRLPPQAVSRYMAYEPPTKEALASKEQCLKRLREARKKETQTREEMKECVSARIIEEKRSVLVGQLKAAEARNRIRDLRVKCLETKTRELKHITACQPTARDAVRFLAFVPPKEEPLIKKDLLRQPERERCEAILEDESGLTLGRHLT; via the exons ATGGAAGACCAGACGAAAAAC AAATCGTTCAAGCCTTCGAACTGGGCCCAATTGAGTCCCAAGGAGATAAAACGGCTTCCTCCTCAGGCCGTCAGTCGTTACATGGCC TACGAGCCTCCGACGAAGGAAGCATTGGCCAGCAAAGAGCAGTGTTTGAAAAGACTCAGGGAAGCcaggaaaaaagagacgcaGACCAG GGAGGAAATGAAGGAATGTGTGTCAGCTAGAATTATCGAAGAAAAGCGTTCAGTCCTAGTGGGACAACTGAA AGCGGCTGAGGCGCGAAATCGAATCCGCGACTTGAGAGTGAAGTGCCTTGAGACGAAG ACTCGCGAATTGAAGCACATCACCGCTTGCCAGCCGACGGCAAGAGACGCCGTTCGCTTTCTGGCGTTTGTGCCTCCAAAAGAAGAACCGCTCATCAAAAAAGATCTACTTCGGCAGCCAGAG AGAGAAAGGTGCGAGGCTATATTAGAAGACGAGAGCGGGCTAACACTAGGGAGACATTTGACCTGA
- the LOC136190701 gene encoding uncharacterized protein produces the protein MLSRIVLVFLVVAYGANAYPLHASCKLTWSFPNTNCSTVNTALVNQIKKWGPNTACGSTEKCLYTLKDSSSSALKLTHKTPVHKYVDDVSFAFDGSGASCTVHGYSTSETWYAVLDDGTNYCNMHNLLTGAGLDSNSGFAETTSNSDCTEYTSANCGKY, from the exons ATGCTGAGCCGCATCGTTCTggtcttcctcgtcgtcgcataCGGTGCGAACGCCTATCCGTTGCACGCCAGCTGCAAACTGACCTG GTCGTTTCCCAACACAAATTGCTCGACGGTCAACACGGCTCTTGTCAATCAGATCAAAAAATGGGGTCCCAACACAGCTTGCGGCAGCACAGAGAAGTGTCTGTATACG CTCAAAGATAGTAGCAGCTCTGCGTTGAAACTGACTCACAAGACCCCTGTTCACAAGTACGtggacgacgtttcgtttgCCTTTGACGGAAGCGGCGCGTCTTGCACAGTCCAC GGTTACTCGACGTCTGAGACGTGGTATGCCGTCTTGGATGACGGAACGAACTATTGCAACATGCACAATCTGTTGACAG GTGCCGGATTGGACAGTAATTCCGGTTTTGCTGAAACAACTAGCAATAGTGACTGCACCGAATACACTTCTGCTAACTGTGGAAAGTATTAG
- the LOC136190699 gene encoding uncharacterized protein, with translation MSWCSVLVLLVVACAASAYPIHASCILSWSFPNTNCSFVNVALVSQIKNWGMNTPCGSTEKCRYQLKSSSSKKLKLTHSTPVRNYTDCIEFSFFPKKKFGCEVYGFSISEIWYALLDFGTNYCNMHNLLTGAGLDKARGFVEKTDNSICTEYTTANCNKY, from the exons ATGTCGTGGTGCAGCGTTCTCGtcttgctcgtcgtcgcgtgcgCCGCATCTGCCTATCCAATACATGCCAGCTGCATTCTATCTTG GTCATTTCCTAACACCAACTGCTCGTTTGTGAACGTCGCTCTAGTCTCTCAGATAAAGAACTGGGGTATGAACACTCCATGCGGTAGCACGGAGAAATGCCGGTATCAG CTCAAATCGAGTAGCAGCAAAAAGTTGAAATTGACTCACTCGACTCCCGTCCGCAATTACACTGATTGCATCGAGTTTTCATTCTtcccaaagaaaaaattcggtTGCGAAGTCTAT GGTTTCTCGATTTCTGAAATTTGGTACGCGTTGTTAGACTTTGGAACGAACTATTGCAACATGCACAACTTATTGACTG GTGCCGGCTTGGATAAAGCCCGTGGGTTTGTTGAGAAAACAGACAACAGCATATGCACCGAATACACCACTGCCAATTGCAATAAGTACTAG